CGGGCGACCGTCGACGTACGCGGCGACGATCTCCACCATCCAGGACCGCGGCTACGTGCGCACCAAGGGTCAGGCGATGGTGCCCACCTGGCTGGCGTTCGCCGTGACCAAGCTCCTGGAGGAGCACTTCACCTGGCTGGTCGACTACGACTTCACCGCCGAGATGGAGGCCGACCTCGACGAGATCGCGGCCGGCGACCGCGAGCGGGTCGCGTGGTTGACGCGGTTCTACTTCGGCGACGGGTCGGGCGAGACGTCCGGCTGGGGTCTGCGCGACCTCGTCACGGACCTGGGCGAGATCGACCCGGTGTCGGTGAACTCCGTCGAGATCGGCGAGGGTCTGCGGGTCCGCGTCGGCCGCTACGGCCCGTACCTGGAGGACCTCGCCGCCGAGCCCGACGCCGAGGGCAAGGCGCCGCGCGCGTCCGTGCCGGAGGACGTCGCGCCCGACGAGCTGACCGTCGCCAGGGCGCGCGAGCTGTTCGCCGCGGGCGCCGACGACGGTCGCGTGCTCGGCACCGACCCGGTGTCCGGCAACGAGATCGTCGCGCGGAACGGCCGCTACGGCCCGTACGTCACCGAGGTCCTCGACCTGCCCCCGATCGACACCAGCCTGTCGGCCGCCGCGCAGAAGAAGGCCAAGGCCGCGCAGCCGAAGCCGCGCACCGGCTCCCTGTTCAAGACGATGACGCTGGAGTCCGTCACCCTGGACGACGCGCTCAAGCTGCTGTCCCTGCCGCGCGTGGTCGGCACCGACCCGGAGTCCGGGGACGAGATCACCGCGCAGAACGGTCGCTACGGCCCGTACCTGAAGAAGGGCACGGACTCCCGCACGATCGCGAGCGAGGAGCAGCTGCTCACGATCACGCTCGACGAGGCGCTGAAGATCTACGCCGAGCCGAAGCGTCGCGGGGCGCGCGCCGCCACGCCGCCGCTGCGGGAGCTGGGCGACGACCCGACGTCGGGCAAGCCGATCGTCGTCAAGGACGGTCGGTTCGGGCCGTACGTCACCGACGGCGAGACGAACCGCACGCTGCCGCGGGACCTCACGCCGGAGTCGATCACCGCGGAGCGCGCGATCGAGCTGCTCGCCGAGAAGCGCGCGCAGGGCCCGAAGAAGCGGACCACGCGGTCGACCACCGCGAAGAAGGCGCCCGCGAAGAAGGCGCCGGCCAAGAAGCCTGCCGCGAAGAAGTCCTGACCGGGCGTCCGGGCCGGCGCGGGAGCGCCGGTCCGGTGAGGTCAGGGCTGCGGGTCGGCGGGGCGCTCGACGACGTAGGTGTGGCCGTCGGGCCGGGTCACGACCTGGAGCGTGCTGCGCAGCGCGGCCTCGCGGGCGAGGTCCTCGGGGCGCGGCGGCCTCGGGGGTGTGCGCCGGATGGACGCGGGGCCGAAGAACGGCAGGAACGTCTCGGTGAGGCGCATGCCCCAGGTGCGGTCGTCGTCCGGGCGACGGCGGAACAGGCCCATCGTGACAGCTCCTCGTTCTCCAACGGTTTGCTTGGTGCACCAATGATTGGTGGCCCAACCATATCCTCTACGCTGTCGGCATGACCACCGACCTGGGACCGGACCCGCTCGCGCTCGAGGCGCAGGTCTGCTTCGCGCTGTCCGCCGCCGCGCGGTCCGTCGTGGCGCTCTACCGGCCCGTGCTCGAACCCCTCGGCCTCACCCACCCCCAGTACCTCGTGCTGCTCGGCCTGTGGGACGACGCCCGCGCCGGGCGCACCACCACCGTCACCGGGCTGGCCGCCCGCCTCCACCTCGACCCCGGCACGCTGTCGCCGCTGCTCAAGCGCCTCGAGCAGCAGGGCCGGGTCGACCGCCGCCGCTCCGCCGCCGACGCCCGCGTCGTCGAGGTGCACCTCACCGCCGACGGTGCGGCGCTGCGGACCGAGGCGCTGGAGGTCCCCGCCCGCGTGGTGGCGGCCTCCGGTCTCGACTTCGCCGAGCTCGTGCGCGTGCGCGAGGCCGCCGACGCCGTCATCGCCGCCACGCAGGGTGCCCGGTAGCGTGGCGGCCATGACCGACACCGCCGCCCTCGACCCGGCCACCTACGCACCGCGCCTCACCGCCGCCGACCTCGCCGGCGACGTCCCCGACCTCCTGGCGGCCCCGCCCGTGCGGTGGGGCGTGCTGGGCGCGGGCAACATCGCCGCGTCGTTCTCCGACGGCGTCCGCGACCGCACGGCCGCACAGGTCACCGCCGTGGGCTCCCGCTCGGTGGAGAAGGCCCAGGAGTTCGCCGACGCCCACGCGCCCGGCGCGCACGTGCACGGCAGCTACGAGGCGCTCGTCGCGGACGACGACGTCGACGTCGTGTACGTCGCGACGCCGCACTCGCACCACCTGGAGCACGCGCTCCTCGCGATCGCGGCGGGCAAGCACGTGCTCGTGGAGAAGCCGATCACCCGGTCGGTGGCCGAGGCCCGGGTGCTGCTCGACGCCGCGCGCGACGCCGGGGTGTTCTGCATGGAGGCCGTCTGGACCCGGTTCCTGCCGCACGTCGCGGCGCTGCGTGCCGCGATCGCGCGCGGTGAGATCGGCGAGGTCCGCACCGTCATCGCCGACTTCGACGTGCTCTTCCCGTACGACCCCACCCACCGGCTGTTCGCGCCCGAGCTCGCCGGCGGCGCCCTGCTCGACCTCGGCATCTACCCGATCACGCTGGCGCACGACCTGCTGGGCGCGCCGGAGTCGTTCGTCGCCCGCGGCACGCTGGCCCCGACCGGGGTGGACGACCACGTCGGCATGATCCTCGGGTACCCCGGTGGTGCGCAGGCCCTGCTGCACACGTCGTCGACGGCGCGGGGGGACGCGGGCGCCCGGATCATCGGCACGCGCGGCCGCATCGAGATCCCGCGCGGGTTCTTCACGCCCACGTCGTTCGAGGTGCTGCACGACGACGGCACGTCGTGGACGTACACCTCGCCGGCGGGCGAGGGCAAGGCGTACGAGGCGGCCGAGGTCGCGCGGTGCGTCGCGGCGGGGCTCACGCAGAGCCCGCGCATGCCGTGGTCGGACACCCTGGAGGTACTGGGGATCCTCGACGAGGCCCGTGCCCAGCTCGGCGTGGTGTACCCGGGCGAGTGACGACTCCCGGGACCCGCCCGACGCCCGTGCGGCGGTTCGCCGAGCTGTGGGCACGTCACCCGCGCTGGGCGCTCGCCCTCAAGGCGGCCGTGTCCGCGGCGATCGCCTGGGCCGTGGCCTACGCCCTGCCGGGCCCGTGGTCCGACTACGCCTACTACGGGCCGCTGGGCGCCGTGGTGGCGTCCGGCAGCACGGTGGTCCGGTCCGCGGGCGCCGCGGTGGGGGCGGTGGGCGCGATCCTCGTCGGGGCCCTGCTGGGCCGGCTCGTCGACTTCGCGCTCCCGCCGGGCGTGCTCGCCGTCGCGGCCGCCGTGGGGGTGGGCACCCTGCTCGCGGGGTGGAAGCGCTGGGGCGGCCTGGGGGACTGGGTGGTCAACGCCGCCCTGTTCACGCTCGTCCTGGGCAGCAACGACGTCCTCGGCTACACCGGGGCGTTCCCTGCGCTGGTGGCGATGGGCGCCCTCGTGGCCACGGGGGTCAACCTGATCGCGCCGCCGCTCCTGGTGGGGCCGTCGCGCGCCGAGCTCGACCGGCTGCGCGACATCCTGGCCGACCAGCTCGACGAGCTGGCCGACGGCCTGCGCGCCGACCAGCTCCCCGACGAGGACCAGTGGCAGGAGCGCTGGCACGAGATCCGCCCCGTGCTGCGCCGGGCCACGGCCGCCGTCGACCAGAGCCGCGAGTCGTCCCGCGTGAACACGCGGGCGCGTCGGCACGCCGCCGCGCTGGAACGGGTGCTGCTGCGCGCGTCGTCGTTGCAGATCGCCGCCGAGATGGTCGACGACATGGCCCGGCACGTCATGACGTGGGAACGGGCCGGCCGCGACGACGTGGCGTTCGGCCCGGCCGTCCGGCCCGCGGTGGCCGACGCCTTCGAGCGCACCGCGGCGGGCCTGCGCGCGGAGCCCGACGGGGCGGAGGTGGCGGCGGACGACGT
This Isoptericola jiangsuensis DNA region includes the following protein-coding sequences:
- a CDS encoding Gfo/Idh/MocA family protein, with translation MTDTAALDPATYAPRLTAADLAGDVPDLLAAPPVRWGVLGAGNIAASFSDGVRDRTAAQVTAVGSRSVEKAQEFADAHAPGAHVHGSYEALVADDDVDVVYVATPHSHHLEHALLAIAAGKHVLVEKPITRSVAEARVLLDAARDAGVFCMEAVWTRFLPHVAALRAAIARGEIGEVRTVIADFDVLFPYDPTHRLFAPELAGGALLDLGIYPITLAHDLLGAPESFVARGTLAPTGVDDHVGMILGYPGGAQALLHTSSTARGDAGARIIGTRGRIEIPRGFFTPTSFEVLHDDGTSWTYTSPAGEGKAYEAAEVARCVAAGLTQSPRMPWSDTLEVLGILDEARAQLGVVYPGE
- a CDS encoding MarR family winged helix-turn-helix transcriptional regulator, whose translation is MTTDLGPDPLALEAQVCFALSAAARSVVALYRPVLEPLGLTHPQYLVLLGLWDDARAGRTTTVTGLAARLHLDPGTLSPLLKRLEQQGRVDRRRSAADARVVEVHLTADGAALRTEALEVPARVVAASGLDFAELVRVREAADAVIAATQGAR